A genomic region of Anaerolineales bacterium contains the following coding sequences:
- the coaBC gene encoding bifunctional phosphopantothenoylcysteine decarboxylase/phosphopantothenate--cysteine ligase CoaBC has product MVLPLASKRIVLGVTGSIACYKAADLASKLTQLGAEVDVILTTAAEHFIKPLTFQSVTGRRAYVDQDLWGPEGHVLHVKLGKDADLVLVAPATANTLAKLAAGQADNLLTLTILAATAPLMLAPAMDGGMYDHPATQASLETLHARGAYIHGPVSGHLASGLSGVGRMLEPAELAGYARVALGAGGALSGRRILVTAGGTQEPIDPVRVIANRSSGKQGYALAQAALDLGAEVTLVSGPSALSAPVGAELLRVQTAVEMRDAVLARAGATDALLMAAAVADFRPSNASDKKIKRAEGVPTVELAANPDILKEVGQLAQKPRVLVGFAAESNDLLSNAQGKLASKGLDMIVANDVSAQDAGFEVDTNRVILLSKDGAQDELPLMSKYEVAYKVLEKVAALLK; this is encoded by the coding sequence ATAGTGCTACCACTCGCATCCAAACGTATCGTCCTTGGCGTCACGGGGTCGATTGCTTGCTATAAAGCCGCTGATCTGGCCTCCAAGCTCACGCAACTCGGTGCCGAGGTGGATGTCATTCTCACCACTGCCGCCGAGCATTTCATCAAGCCGCTCACCTTCCAATCGGTGACTGGCCGCCGCGCCTATGTGGACCAAGACCTGTGGGGGCCGGAAGGGCACGTGTTACACGTGAAACTGGGCAAAGACGCAGACTTGGTGCTGGTTGCGCCCGCTACGGCCAATACGCTTGCCAAGCTGGCCGCCGGGCAGGCCGATAACCTGCTCACCCTCACCATCCTGGCCGCCACTGCACCGCTGATGCTCGCCCCGGCGATGGACGGCGGCATGTATGACCATCCGGCCACCCAGGCCAGCTTGGAGACCTTACATGCACGCGGAGCGTATATTCACGGCCCCGTCAGCGGCCACCTGGCCTCCGGCCTGAGCGGCGTGGGCCGCATGCTGGAACCGGCTGAGCTGGCCGGCTACGCGCGTGTAGCGTTGGGTGCGGGCGGTGCGCTATCAGGCCGTCGCATACTGGTGACGGCCGGCGGCACGCAAGAGCCGATTGACCCGGTGCGCGTCATCGCCAACCGCTCCTCGGGCAAGCAGGGGTATGCGTTGGCTCAAGCCGCGCTGGATCTGGGTGCAGAGGTGACGTTAGTCTCTGGCCCAAGCGCGCTCAGCGCGCCAGTTGGCGCTGAGCTGCTGCGCGTGCAGACCGCCGTCGAGATGCGCGATGCCGTGCTGGCCCGCGCCGGTGCAACCGACGCGCTGCTGATGGCCGCCGCCGTGGCAGACTTCCGCCCCAGCAACGCCTCCGATAAAAAGATCAAGCGCGCCGAAGGCGTGCCCACGGTGGAGCTGGCTGCCAATCCGGATATTCTGAAAGAGGTTGGCCAGCTAGCGCAGAAGCCGCGCGTACTGGTGGGCTTTGCCGCCGAAAGCAACGATCTGCTCTCCAACGCGCAGGGTAAGCTCGCCAGCAAGGGCCTGGATATGATCGTGGCCAATGATGTCAGCGCACAAGATGCCGGCTTTGAAGTGGATACCAACCGTGTGATCTTGCTGAGCAAAGACGGCGCGCAAGACGAGCTGCCGCTGATGAGCAAATACGAAGTGGCATACAAGGTGCTCGAAAAAGTAGCCGCACTGTTAAAGTAA
- a CDS encoding type III pantothenate kinase: MLLAVDIGNTNVTLGLYDGDTLGPRWRVATNHSSMPDEYGLQFIGMFRHAGIPVEQLTGICLASVVPPLTGKIVEACRTYLQKDPLVVDAGVKTGVRVLYEDPRAVGADRIVDAAAVQHLYGGPACVVDFGTGTTFDAITANGEYLGGAIAPGIGIAAEALFSRAAKLSRVDLQRPPGPIGRNTTHAMQSGLLFGYVGLVEGLVARFRAELGPDMKVIGTGGLAEIIAKETDVIQFLAPWLTLDGLRIIWGLNN, from the coding sequence ATGCTACTCGCCGTAGATATTGGTAACACCAACGTCACCTTAGGTCTGTACGATGGCGATACGCTCGGCCCGCGCTGGCGTGTGGCCACCAACCACAGCAGCATGCCGGATGAGTACGGTTTGCAATTCATCGGCATGTTCCGCCATGCGGGCATCCCGGTAGAGCAGCTCACTGGCATCTGCCTGGCTTCCGTGGTGCCGCCGCTCACCGGCAAGATCGTTGAAGCCTGCCGTACCTATCTACAGAAAGACCCGCTGGTGGTGGATGCTGGCGTGAAGACTGGCGTGCGCGTGCTCTACGAAGACCCGCGTGCCGTAGGTGCAGACCGCATTGTAGATGCGGCCGCCGTGCAGCATCTCTATGGCGGCCCCGCCTGCGTAGTGGACTTCGGCACGGGCACCACGTTTGACGCCATCACCGCCAACGGCGAATACCTTGGCGGGGCTATTGCCCCCGGCATCGGCATTGCCGCCGAGGCGCTGTTCTCGCGTGCCGCCAAGCTCTCGCGTGTTGACCTGCAGCGCCCGCCCGGCCCCATTGGCCGCAACACCACGCATGCTATGCAATCCGGCCTGTTGTTTGGCTATGTGGGCCTGGTAGAAGGCCTGGTGGCGCGTTTCCGTGCCGAGCTTGGGCCAGACATGAAAGTCATCGGTACCGGTGGCCTGGCCGAGATCATTGCCAAAGAGACGGATGTAATCCAGTTCCTTGCGCCCTGGCTGACGTTGGATGGTTTGCGTATCATTTGGGGGCTGAACAACTAA
- the panC gene encoding pantoate--beta-alanine ligase, whose amino-acid sequence MKTVTTLSELRAARAELPGTLGFVPTMGYLHAGHISLVQLAKRDCASVIVSIFVNPAQFGPNEDLAAYPRDIPRDLHMLEEAGVDLVWLPTPEVMYPPGFQTWIDLEEITQPLEGGMRPGHFRGVATVVAKLFNAVGPDKAYFGQKDAQQVAVIKRMALDLNFPLEVVVGPTQREADGLALSSRNKYLNDAERAAAPVLQRALQAAQAAYAAGERSAAALRSLMQRTIEAEPLARLQYVSCAHPLTLQELDTITEGALLSMAVYFGKTRLIDNMVLE is encoded by the coding sequence ATGAAAACCGTCACCACGCTTAGCGAGCTGCGTGCCGCCCGCGCCGAGTTGCCCGGCACGCTGGGCTTCGTGCCCACCATGGGCTATCTGCACGCCGGGCACATCTCTCTGGTGCAACTCGCCAAGCGAGACTGCGCCTCAGTCATCGTCAGCATCTTCGTCAATCCGGCGCAGTTTGGCCCCAACGAAGACTTGGCTGCCTATCCGCGCGATATTCCGCGTGATTTGCACATGCTGGAAGAAGCCGGCGTGGATCTGGTCTGGCTGCCCACGCCGGAGGTGATGTATCCGCCCGGCTTTCAAACCTGGATCGATCTCGAAGAGATCACCCAGCCGCTTGAGGGCGGCATGCGCCCGGGCCACTTCCGCGGTGTCGCCACCGTAGTGGCCAAGCTGTTCAACGCCGTGGGGCCAGATAAAGCCTACTTCGGGCAGAAGGATGCCCAGCAGGTCGCCGTCATCAAGCGCATGGCGCTCGATCTTAACTTCCCGCTCGAGGTTGTGGTTGGCCCCACGCAGCGCGAGGCAGATGGCCTGGCGCTGTCCAGCCGCAACAAATATTTGAACGATGCCGAACGCGCCGCCGCCCCCGTGTTGCAACGCGCTTTGCAGGCAGCGCAAGCTGCGTATGCCGCTGGCGAGCGCAGCGCGGCTGCCTTGCGCTCCCTCATGCAGCGCACCATTGAAGCGGAGCCGCTAGCGCGCCTTCAATACGTCTCCTGCGCCCATCCGCTGACCCTGCAAGAGCTCGACACCATCACTGAGGGCGCATTGCTCTCAATGGCTGTGTATTTTGGCAAAACACGTTTGATCGATAACATGGTTCTGGAATAG
- a CDS encoding 2-dehydropantoate 2-reductase — translation MSTLIVGSGALACLFAARLAAIGEPVNMLATWPEGLRALQETGVTLEHDGTRSIFPVRASSNPQDFAGAARALVLVKSWQTARAAEQLQACLAPGGVALTLQNGLGNQETLEAALGAPRVAVGVITTGATLLGPGVVRWGGDGIITLGAHAQQASFAALFEQAGFQVHLAESVAAVQWSKLVINAAINPLTALLNIPNGELLTRPAAAALSAQLAQEAAAVAAALDVPLTFADPVAAAQDVARRTAANHSSMLQDVLRGAPTEIEAICGAIVRAGLPLGVPTPANETLWKLVEALTPA, via the coding sequence GTGTCCACGCTCATCGTCGGCAGCGGCGCGCTGGCCTGTCTGTTCGCCGCCCGCCTGGCCGCCATCGGCGAGCCGGTGAACATGCTCGCCACGTGGCCTGAGGGGCTGCGCGCCCTGCAGGAGACTGGCGTCACGCTGGAGCACGACGGCACGCGCAGTATCTTTCCTGTGCGCGCCAGCAGCAACCCCCAAGATTTTGCCGGCGCGGCGCGTGCGCTCGTGCTGGTCAAAAGCTGGCAGACGGCGCGCGCCGCTGAGCAGCTGCAAGCCTGCCTGGCGCCGGGTGGCGTAGCGCTCACATTACAAAATGGCCTCGGCAATCAGGAAACGCTGGAAGCAGCGCTAGGCGCGCCGCGCGTCGCCGTGGGGGTCATCACAACGGGTGCCACGCTGCTGGGGCCGGGCGTGGTGCGCTGGGGTGGGGATGGCATCATCACCCTCGGCGCGCATGCCCAGCAGGCCAGTTTTGCCGCGCTCTTTGAGCAGGCTGGCTTTCAGGTCCATCTGGCAGAAAGCGTTGCCGCGGTACAGTGGAGCAAGCTGGTCATCAACGCTGCCATCAATCCGCTCACCGCGCTGCTCAATATCCCCAACGGGGAGCTGCTCACCCGCCCGGCCGCCGCGGCACTCAGTGCCCAACTGGCGCAGGAAGCAGCAGCTGTTGCCGCTGCTCTCGATGTTCCGCTTACCTTTGCCGACCCCGTCGCTGCGGCCCAAGACGTGGCACGTCGCACGGCGGCCAACCACTCCTCGATGCTGCAAGATGTGTTGCGCGGCGCGCCTACCGAGATTGAGGCCATTTGCGGCGCTATCGTGCGTGCCGGGCTGCCGCTGGGTGTACCCACGCCCGCCAATGAAACCCTATGGAAACTAGTGGAGGCTCTGACCCCTGCATGA
- the panB gene encoding 3-methyl-2-oxobutanoate hydroxymethyltransferase, whose product MSTEAPKPNSATAARPKVTTRTFRQMKKDGQPITMLTAYDYPTALAQERAGVDAILVGDSLGMVVLGYPNTLPVTMEDMLHHCKAVSRGAQTPMLIGDLPFMSYQVSVQQAVSNAGRFLQEAGMDAVKLEGGQERAEAVRQIVAAGIPVMGHLGLTPQSVNTLGGFRPQARTKSAARKLIDDALALQDAGAFSVVLESVPDRLAEWISKKLSIPTIGIGAGVGCDGQVLVTHDLLGLFDRFTPKFVKKYADLHTTMVDAFGIYIQEVQARSFPTDEHSVSIKDEAWDALLKELGD is encoded by the coding sequence ATGTCCACAGAAGCACCTAAACCCAACAGCGCTACTGCGGCGCGCCCCAAAGTCACCACGCGCACCTTCCGGCAAATGAAGAAAGACGGCCAGCCCATCACCATGCTGACCGCCTATGACTATCCGACTGCACTGGCCCAGGAGCGTGCCGGTGTGGATGCGATTCTCGTGGGCGATTCGCTCGGCATGGTGGTGTTGGGTTATCCCAACACGCTGCCGGTCACCATGGAGGATATGCTGCACCATTGCAAGGCTGTCTCGCGCGGCGCGCAGACCCCCATGCTGATTGGTGACTTACCCTTCATGTCGTATCAGGTCTCGGTGCAACAAGCCGTGAGCAATGCCGGCCGCTTTTTGCAAGAAGCTGGCATGGATGCCGTCAAGCTCGAAGGCGGCCAGGAGCGCGCCGAAGCCGTACGCCAGATCGTGGCCGCCGGTATTCCCGTCATGGGCCACCTGGGGCTCACCCCGCAGAGCGTGAACACGCTCGGCGGCTTTCGCCCGCAAGCGCGCACCAAGTCTGCGGCGCGCAAGCTGATCGATGATGCCCTGGCCCTGCAAGACGCCGGCGCCTTCAGTGTGGTGCTCGAATCGGTGCCAGACCGCCTGGCCGAATGGATCTCCAAAAAGCTCAGTATCCCTACGATTGGGATTGGCGCCGGGGTAGGGTGTGATGGTCAGGTGCTCGTCACGCATGACCTGCTCGGTTTGTTTGACCGCTTCACCCCCAAATTTGTCAAAAAATATGCAGACCTGCACACCACCATGGTGGATGCTTTTGGCATCTACATTCAGGAAGTGCAAGCGCGCAGCTTCCCCACCGATGAACACAGCGTAAGTATCAAAGACGAAGCGTGGGACGCCTTGCTCAAGGAGCTGGGAGACTAA
- a CDS encoding YtxH domain-containing protein, with protein sequence MRQFFAFLLGVVSGALIGSSIAILAAPSSGEDLRGQLRDRWSRVRDELSEAAGERREELERQLSSMRNPVREIPLEDR encoded by the coding sequence ATGAGGCAATTTTTTGCTTTTCTTTTGGGTGTGGTGAGCGGCGCGTTGATCGGCAGCAGCATTGCCATTCTGGCGGCGCCGAGCTCTGGCGAGGACCTGCGCGGGCAACTGCGTGACCGCTGGAGCCGGGTACGCGATGAGCTCAGCGAGGCCGCCGGCGAGCGCCGCGAAGAGCTGGAACGCCAACTGAGTAGCATGCGCAACCCAGTGCGCGAGATCCCATTGGAAGACCGCTAA
- a CDS encoding immune inhibitor A, which produces MNKRTLLILAIVAVTLLIACIACFAIGGLGFLWFWENGQDYPSSLNGSGGSSQPTPQFIESVTTVSDATLRVLEQTIVPENNPAEIATRLQGILNIPESVPYAGPARVGDQKSFWVTNSDTDESALHNATLRYAGEVVYFWIENGVSYDQADLERLAKAFENEMYPINRNFFGSEWSPGIDNDPHIYILYTTGMGFNVAGYFSSADEIHPIARADSNAHEMFLINADNSPLDDEYTYGVLAHEFQHMIHWNTDRNESSWINEGLSELATLLNGYVHTGFIYQYASNPDHQLNDWPNHDNTTPYYGAAFSFVTYFLERFGPEATQALVADPANGLDSVDNVLRAEAATDGLSGAPVLADDVVLDWVITNYLGDDANIADGRYSFPQYGDQIYVQTYPTEYVSTCSTEKQTRDVNQYGVDYINLSCPGSTLVFEGATSTKLIPQDAYSGEYAFWSNKGDESDMTLTRSFDLRGVSAPLSLEYSIWYNIEEDWDYGYLLASTNGVTWDFLQTANGTDSNPTGGNFGWGYTGFSGGAEPGNWIQERVDLSAYAGQEVQLRFEYITDAAVNGEGFMVDDIAIPAIDYFEDFEQGDGGWVADGFARVENLLPQNFRLALIRHGADTTVEILDVPADNRLAIDIAGDDDVTLVVLGTTRFTRQTAVYRFWFE; this is translated from the coding sequence ATGAATAAACGAACCCTCCTCATCCTCGCCATTGTGGCCGTCACACTGCTGATCGCCTGCATCGCCTGTTTTGCCATCGGCGGTCTGGGCTTCCTGTGGTTTTGGGAGAACGGCCAGGACTACCCCTCCAGCCTGAACGGCTCAGGCGGCAGCTCGCAACCCACGCCGCAGTTCATCGAAAGCGTCACCACGGTCAGTGACGCCACGCTGCGCGTGCTGGAGCAAACCATCGTGCCCGAGAACAACCCGGCCGAGATTGCCACACGTTTGCAGGGCATTCTCAACATCCCCGAATCGGTGCCCTATGCTGGCCCGGCCCGCGTGGGTGACCAAAAGAGCTTTTGGGTAACCAACAGCGATACGGACGAAAGTGCCTTGCACAATGCCACCCTGCGCTACGCGGGTGAGGTGGTCTACTTCTGGATCGAGAACGGCGTCAGCTACGATCAGGCCGATCTGGAGCGCCTGGCGAAAGCGTTTGAGAATGAGATGTACCCGATCAACCGCAATTTCTTCGGCAGCGAGTGGAGCCCGGGCATCGACAACGATCCGCACATCTACATCCTCTACACCACCGGTATGGGTTTCAATGTCGCCGGCTACTTCTCCTCCGCCGATGAGATCCACCCCATCGCCCGCGCCGATTCCAACGCGCACGAGATGTTCCTGATCAACGCCGACAACAGCCCGTTGGATGATGAGTACACCTATGGTGTGCTGGCGCATGAATTCCAGCACATGATCCACTGGAACACCGATCGCAACGAATCGAGTTGGATCAACGAAGGCCTGTCGGAATTGGCTACCCTGCTCAATGGCTACGTACACACGGGCTTTATCTACCAATACGCCAGCAATCCTGACCATCAGTTGAATGACTGGCCCAATCACGACAACACCACACCCTACTACGGCGCGGCCTTCTCCTTCGTCACCTACTTCCTCGAACGCTTCGGCCCCGAGGCTACCCAGGCGCTGGTGGCTGACCCGGCCAACGGGCTCGACTCGGTGGACAATGTCTTGCGGGCTGAGGCCGCCACGGATGGGCTCAGCGGTGCCCCGGTGCTGGCCGATGATGTGGTGCTGGACTGGGTGATCACCAACTACCTGGGGGACGATGCCAACATTGCCGATGGCCGCTATAGCTTCCCGCAGTATGGTGACCAGATCTATGTGCAGACCTATCCCACGGAATACGTCTCCACCTGCTCCACGGAGAAGCAAACCCGTGATGTCAACCAATATGGCGTGGATTACATCAACCTGAGCTGCCCCGGTAGCACCCTGGTGTTTGAGGGTGCCACCTCTACCAAACTCATCCCGCAGGATGCCTACTCCGGCGAGTATGCCTTCTGGTCCAACAAGGGCGACGAATCGGACATGACCCTGACGCGCAGCTTCGATCTGCGCGGCGTGAGCGCCCCGCTAAGTCTGGAATATTCGATTTGGTACAACATCGAAGAAGATTGGGATTACGGTTACCTGCTCGCCTCCACCAATGGCGTCACTTGGGACTTTTTGCAGACCGCCAATGGCACCGATAGCAATCCCACCGGCGGCAACTTTGGCTGGGGCTATACCGGTTTTTCTGGTGGCGCGGAGCCGGGCAACTGGATCCAGGAGCGCGTGGACCTCTCCGCCTATGCCGGGCAGGAAGTGCAACTGCGCTTCGAATACATCACCGATGCCGCCGTCAACGGCGAAGGCTTCATGGTGGATGACATTGCCATCCCGGCGATCGACTACTTCGAAGACTTTGAGCAGGGTGATGGCGGCTGGGTAGCCGACGGCTTTGCCCGTGTGGAGAATCTGCTGCCGCAGAACTTCCGCCTGGCGCTCATTCGCCACGGGGCTGACACCACTGTTGAGATCCTCGATGTGCCCGCCGATAACCGCCTGGCGATTGACATTGCCGGGGACGACGATGTCACCCTGGTGGTGCTGGGCACCACACGCTTCACCCGCCAGACTGCGGTCTACCGCTTCTGGTTCGAGTAA
- a CDS encoding O-antigen ligase family protein: protein MKAPAVDRAIARLTKLLWAIALVGLPITSFPYIPGPLGSAQIKPFSMLPLAILLPLLLWRQVRQKRLELPANLRPLLVFLLFAAASGAIALLYAPEPLRGAGLAGRLLRGWVSLSVGLAFFFATFWMNRNRPALHFTLRWLYVGLVLTLLWSLVQALAIHTELVNTSWVNALQRLVSEHPLFDRRVSGLAYEPSWLADQLVGLYLPWLFAAVLTRSALTRWRWLEPLLLLLSLGVLLLTYSRGGLAMALVCAGLVTVLAGRGALGRAWGWYRQPFAHKCTRRSGLPQPAAIAVRLGLALGALLVLAAAGRFLASYDYITKLWEPSENEERNLVEYVIDISAGPRLAYAVAGYQVFEAAPLTGVGLGGSGLYLFAHFPDWSYTIPEIARQLSPDSDIIPNIKNLHVRLLAETGLPGFWFFSVFFLSHLAFVRQLWVAKDGFYRFVAVAGLFAWLATLLRNFTQDSFTFPLMWVLFGILAGMLPSQATHLKGLHE, encoded by the coding sequence ATGAAGGCCCCCGCAGTAGACCGCGCCATTGCGCGCCTCACCAAGCTGTTGTGGGCGATCGCCTTGGTCGGCCTGCCGATCACCAGTTTCCCTTACATCCCCGGGCCATTAGGCTCAGCGCAGATCAAGCCCTTCTCCATGCTGCCGCTGGCCATTTTGTTGCCCTTGTTGTTGTGGCGGCAGGTACGCCAGAAGCGTCTGGAGCTGCCCGCCAATCTGCGCCCTCTGCTGGTCTTCCTGCTGTTTGCCGCCGCCAGTGGCGCCATCGCCCTCCTGTATGCGCCGGAGCCGTTGCGCGGCGCCGGGCTGGCAGGGCGCCTCTTGCGCGGCTGGGTATCCTTATCTGTCGGTCTGGCCTTCTTCTTCGCCACCTTCTGGATGAACCGCAACCGCCCCGCGCTGCACTTCACGCTGCGCTGGTTGTATGTCGGCTTGGTGCTCACGCTGCTATGGAGCCTGGTGCAGGCCCTGGCGATCCATACCGAGCTGGTCAACACCAGTTGGGTCAATGCGCTGCAGCGCCTAGTGTCTGAGCACCCGCTGTTTGACCGCCGTGTTAGTGGCCTAGCCTATGAGCCTTCCTGGCTGGCTGACCAACTCGTTGGCCTGTATCTGCCGTGGCTGTTTGCCGCCGTGCTCACCCGCAGCGCCCTTACGCGCTGGCGCTGGCTGGAGCCACTGCTCTTGCTGCTCAGCCTGGGCGTCTTGCTGCTCACCTATTCGCGGGGTGGCCTGGCGATGGCGCTGGTGTGTGCTGGCCTGGTGACCGTGCTGGCGGGCCGTGGTGCGCTGGGGCGCGCCTGGGGCTGGTATCGCCAGCCGTTTGCACACAAGTGCACCCGCCGTTCGGGCCTGCCGCAGCCCGCGGCCATCGCCGTGCGGCTGGGGTTGGCGCTGGGCGCGCTGCTGGTGCTGGCTGCCGCGGGCCGTTTCCTGGCCAGCTACGATTACATCACCAAGTTATGGGAGCCTAGCGAAAACGAAGAGCGCAATCTCGTCGAATACGTCATCGACATCAGCGCCGGGCCGCGCCTGGCCTACGCCGTGGCGGGCTATCAGGTGTTTGAAGCGGCCCCGCTTACCGGGGTGGGGCTGGGTGGCAGCGGCCTGTATCTCTTTGCGCACTTCCCGGATTGGTCCTACACCATCCCGGAGATCGCTCGTCAGCTCAGCCCGGATTCGGACATCATCCCCAATATCAAGAATTTGCATGTACGCCTGCTGGCCGAAACCGGCTTGCCCGGGTTTTGGTTCTTCAGCGTATTCTTCCTCTCCCATTTGGCCTTTGTGCGCCAACTGTGGGTAGCAAAAGATGGGTTTTATCGTTTTGTGGCTGTGGCAGGGTTATTTGCCTGGCTGGCAACCCTGCTGCGCAACTTTACCCAGGATTCATTTACCTTCCCGCTAATGTGGGTACTATTTGGCATCTTGGCTGGGATGCTTCCTTCCCAAGCCACGCACTTGAAAGGTCTACATGAATAA
- a CDS encoding glycosyltransferase, with amino-acid sequence MAQPLVTIVTPSYNQAQYLERTIESVLAQEYANIQYIIVDGGSTDGSVDIIKRYAAKLDWWVSEPDAGQADAINKGFARARGMHQAWINADDILLPHAIREAVEFLEQHPAVGLVYGDTEFIDAQGRPRGRFPAAQTDYARMLRGYVHIPQQATVWRADLWRPLDAGLQFAMDYDLWVHIAKVSQLHYLPRLWAQFRLHADSKTLQNDMRAWEDMLRVHQRQGGSYLSAMRLKYWLRKLLFPLIRARRQRQAGLAD; translated from the coding sequence TTGGCCCAACCACTCGTCACCATCGTCACACCCTCGTACAACCAGGCGCAATACCTGGAGCGCACAATTGAATCCGTGCTGGCGCAGGAGTATGCCAACATCCAGTACATCATTGTGGATGGCGGTTCTACTGACGGCAGCGTAGACATCATCAAGAGATACGCAGCCAAGCTGGACTGGTGGGTGTCAGAGCCTGATGCCGGCCAGGCAGATGCGATCAACAAAGGTTTCGCCCGCGCCCGCGGCATGCACCAGGCCTGGATCAATGCCGATGATATTTTGCTGCCGCACGCCATCCGTGAAGCGGTGGAGTTTTTGGAGCAGCACCCTGCGGTGGGCTTGGTGTATGGCGACACCGAATTCATCGACGCGCAGGGCCGCCCACGTGGCCGCTTCCCTGCCGCCCAAACAGACTATGCGCGCATGCTGCGCGGCTACGTGCACATTCCGCAGCAGGCCACCGTGTGGCGCGCGGATCTGTGGCGCCCGCTGGATGCGGGCTTGCAATTTGCCATGGATTACGACCTATGGGTGCATATCGCCAAGGTGAGCCAGTTGCACTACTTGCCGCGGCTGTGGGCGCAGTTCCGCCTGCACGCCGATTCCAAGACCCTGCAGAACGACATGCGCGCCTGGGAGGATATGCTGCGCGTGCACCAGCGCCAGGGCGGCAGCTACCTCTCGGCGATGCGCCTCAAATACTGGCTGCGTAAGCTATTATTTCCTCTGATCCGCGCCCGCCGCCAACGCCAGGCGGGCCTTGCTGACTAA
- a CDS encoding glycosyltransferase: MQPPLVSIITPSYNQAAFLEDTLRSVFAQGYPNLEYIVVDGGSTDGSVEIIKKYADKLAWWVSEPDAGQADAINKGLARANGEIVAWLNSDDLYRPGAIQQAVSTLHQQPDAGLVYADLDSVDRTGRVFNTIHYRQFSLLDLLSFEIIGQPTVFMRRAVLQQAGVLDAEYRYLLDHQLWLRMFQLAPAVYVPRVWAAARHHASAKNVGEAAGFGREAMRILAWAGTQPAMRKLIAAHHRQVLAGAHLFDARYLLDGGQPAAALRAYGRVASLQPQRLLRHLPRILFALLSLLGLGGLRRWLQRREY, from the coding sequence ATGCAGCCACCACTGGTATCGATCATCACGCCGTCCTATAACCAGGCCGCCTTTCTGGAAGATACGCTGCGCTCCGTGTTCGCCCAGGGCTATCCCAACCTCGAATACATTGTGGTGGATGGGGGCTCGACGGATGGCAGCGTTGAGATCATCAAAAAATATGCCGATAAGCTCGCTTGGTGGGTATCCGAGCCTGATGCTGGCCAGGCCGATGCGATCAACAAGGGCTTGGCGCGCGCCAACGGCGAGATCGTGGCCTGGCTCAATTCGGATGACCTCTATCGCCCCGGAGCCATCCAGCAAGCCGTGTCTACGCTACACCAGCAGCCTGACGCCGGGCTAGTCTATGCCGATCTTGATTCGGTCGACCGCACCGGTCGCGTCTTCAACACCATCCACTATCGCCAGTTTTCTTTACTGGATCTACTTTCATTCGAGATTATCGGCCAGCCTACCGTGTTCATGCGCCGCGCCGTGCTACAGCAGGCCGGCGTGCTGGATGCTGAGTACCGCTACCTGCTGGATCACCAGCTGTGGTTGCGTATGTTCCAGCTCGCCCCGGCGGTGTATGTGCCGCGGGTGTGGGCCGCCGCCCGCCACCACGCCAGCGCCAAAAACGTGGGCGAGGCGGCCGGCTTCGGCCGCGAGGCGATGCGTATCCTCGCCTGGGCCGGCACGCAGCCGGCCATGCGTAAGCTGATCGCCGCGCACCACCGCCAGGTGCTGGCGGGCGCCCATCTTTTCGATGCACGCTACCTGCTGGATGGTGGCCAGCCGGCAGCGGCCCTGCGCGCCTATGGGCGCGTAGCCAGCTTGCAGCCGCAGCGCTTGCTGCGCCACCTGCCGCGTATCCTCTTCGCGCTGCTCAGCCTGCTGGGGTTGGGCGGTTTGCGCCGTTGGCTGCAACGCCGGGAGTATTGA